A part of Streptomyces sp. NBC_01210 genomic DNA contains:
- a CDS encoding universal stress protein yields the protein MELPLVVGVDGSESSRQALDWSVDEAARYGVPLRLVYASKWEHYEGVALAGSLGRPHEQVFAENIVGSAAERAGRRNPDVKVSAEVLTDDPVTVLLRESSKASAVVTGSRGRGELRGLLLGSVGLTVAARAHCPVIVVRGDKAALGSTHGRILLGVADTAGGRAAVTFALREAEARGCNLDAVRAWRRPAQETTDHPLLAGDPARYYEEQAATLLDEALGESVRDNPAVQVHRTTVEGPAHKVLVQRSAAADLLVVGAQRRQGHFGLELGRVAHAVLHHADCPVAVVPQPV from the coding sequence ATGGAGCTGCCCTTGGTCGTGGGTGTCGACGGATCCGAGTCCAGCCGCCAGGCACTCGACTGGTCGGTGGACGAGGCAGCGCGTTATGGAGTGCCACTGCGGCTGGTGTACGCCTCCAAGTGGGAGCACTACGAGGGCGTCGCTCTTGCCGGGAGCCTCGGACGTCCTCACGAGCAGGTCTTCGCGGAGAACATCGTCGGATCGGCCGCCGAACGAGCCGGCCGACGGAACCCGGATGTGAAGGTTTCGGCAGAGGTACTTACCGACGACCCGGTAACCGTGCTTCTTCGCGAAAGCAGCAAAGCCTCGGCGGTGGTCACGGGATCGCGCGGCCGTGGGGAGTTGAGGGGGCTGCTGCTGGGCTCGGTCGGTCTGACCGTGGCGGCCCGGGCGCACTGCCCGGTCATCGTGGTGCGCGGCGACAAGGCGGCACTCGGGAGCACGCACGGGCGGATCCTCCTCGGCGTGGCCGACACCGCCGGGGGACGGGCGGCGGTCACGTTCGCCCTGCGCGAGGCCGAAGCCCGCGGCTGCAACCTCGATGCGGTCCGTGCCTGGCGCCGCCCGGCGCAAGAGACAACGGACCATCCGCTGCTCGCCGGCGATCCTGCCCGCTACTACGAGGAGCAGGCCGCGACGCTGCTGGACGAGGCGCTTGGGGAGTCCGTACGTGACAACCCGGCCGTGCAAGTGCACCGGACCACGGTCGAAGGCCCGGCCCACAAGGTGCTGGTGCAGCGCTCGGCCGCTGCGGATCTGCTCGTCGTCGGCGCACAGCGGCGCCAGGGCCACTTCGGTCTCGAGCTCGGCCGGGTGGCGCATGCCGTGCTGCACCACGCCGACTGCCCCGTGGCCGTCGTACCGCAGCCGGTGTGA
- a CDS encoding bifunctional aminoglycoside phosphotransferase/ATP-binding protein, whose amino-acid sequence MSTLRTDASVLRTCTGIDATPLPRAEVCETHTAVVFFVGDRAYKLKKPVDLEFLDYSTVAARRAACERELALNRRFAPDVYLGLGEFRSPGADTPEPLVVMRRMPAERRLSRLISEGVVVDGALRTVARQLATHHADAPRSRDVDEQGTRDALSSRWEASFAQVRALAGDAHASDEVEEVERLVRRYLVGRKQLFDTRIAQGRIVDGHGDLLAEDIFCLDDGPRLLDCLEFDDHLRYVDGLDDAAFLAMDLEQLGAPEAAGFFLAQYSEYSGDPAPPSLRHHYVAYRAFVRAKVSLIQARQGAPGTEAASRRLVLTALRHLRTSAVGLTLVGGLPGSGKSTLSGALADRLGVTLLSSDRLRKELAGIPAEVSAATGYGEGLYTPEWTAKTYTALLDRASALLSSGESVVLDATWSDAEQREAALRMAERVSADLVALHCQVPDAVSAARLRTRAPGASDADLDVATAMASKEPPWTEAVTVDTSGPLEAAVVQALAAVRPNGTGQAPVFRRPYMETD is encoded by the coding sequence ATGTCCACACTCCGAACCGACGCATCTGTGCTCCGGACATGCACCGGCATCGATGCAACGCCGCTCCCGCGAGCAGAGGTCTGCGAAACCCATACGGCGGTCGTTTTCTTCGTCGGCGACCGTGCCTACAAGCTCAAGAAGCCGGTGGACCTGGAATTCCTGGACTACTCCACCGTGGCGGCTCGGCGTGCGGCGTGCGAGCGGGAACTGGCTCTCAACCGTCGCTTCGCCCCCGACGTCTATCTGGGCCTGGGAGAATTTCGCAGCCCGGGCGCGGACACCCCAGAACCCCTCGTCGTGATGCGCCGCATGCCGGCGGAGCGCCGCCTCTCCCGGCTGATAAGCGAGGGCGTCGTCGTCGACGGTGCCCTGCGGACTGTCGCCCGGCAGCTCGCCACCCATCACGCGGATGCGCCCCGCAGCCGGGACGTGGACGAGCAGGGCACTCGGGACGCGCTGTCCTCGCGCTGGGAAGCGAGCTTCGCGCAGGTACGCGCGCTGGCCGGCGACGCACACGCTTCCGACGAGGTGGAGGAGGTCGAGCGACTGGTGCGCCGCTACCTCGTCGGCCGCAAGCAGCTGTTCGACACGCGCATCGCGCAGGGGCGGATCGTCGACGGCCACGGCGACCTGCTCGCAGAGGACATCTTCTGCCTCGACGACGGCCCCCGCCTCCTGGACTGCCTGGAGTTCGACGACCACCTGCGCTACGTCGACGGCCTCGACGACGCCGCCTTCCTTGCCATGGACCTGGAACAGCTGGGAGCCCCGGAGGCCGCGGGGTTCTTCCTTGCCCAGTACAGCGAGTACTCCGGCGACCCGGCACCGCCGTCCCTGCGGCACCACTATGTCGCCTACCGCGCCTTCGTCCGTGCCAAGGTCTCGCTGATCCAGGCCCGGCAGGGCGCGCCCGGCACTGAGGCCGCGTCACGGCGACTGGTCCTGACAGCGCTGCGTCACCTGCGGACGTCCGCTGTCGGCCTCACACTCGTCGGCGGGCTACCGGGCAGCGGCAAGTCCACACTCTCCGGCGCGCTGGCCGATCGCCTCGGCGTCACGCTCCTCAGCAGCGACCGTCTCCGCAAAGAGCTGGCGGGCATCCCCGCAGAGGTGTCCGCCGCGACCGGCTACGGCGAAGGCCTGTACACACCCGAATGGACCGCCAAGACCTACACGGCCCTGCTCGACCGTGCGTCCGCCCTGTTGTCCTCGGGCGAGTCCGTCGTCCTGGACGCCACCTGGTCCGATGCGGAACAGCGCGAAGCTGCCCTGCGCATGGCCGAACGCGTCAGCGCCGACCTGGTGGCCCTGCACTGCCAGGTGCCGGACGCCGTGTCGGCGGCCCGCCTGCGTACGCGCGCCCCCGGAGCATCCGACGCCGACCTCGACGTGGCCACCGCCATGGCAAGCAAAGAGCCGCCATGGACGGAAGCCGTCACGGTCGACACCAGCGGTCCCTTGGAGGCCGCGGTCGTACAAGCGCTGGCAGCCGTACGCCCCAACGGCACCGGCCAAGCCCCTGTCTTCCGCCGCCCCTACATGGAAACGGACTGA